The window TTTGGTAACAAACAACTCCTTAtgcttaattgttttttttctctctaatgTTTCATTGGTTTTGAATTGTCTAAACTTTGTTTGCCTTTTTTGAATTGAGACAATGCAATTGGTTATGTTCCAGACCGGAGTCAATTGAACGAAACACACACACATGTCTCATCTTTAATTTCCTAGATATTAGTTATAAGTtcaaaggatttttttttttgcaggtaaGGAGCTTAGAAGCACAATGGTTGCCTTCAAAGCAAGCAGAGGCTATCACAGGTGCTATAACTGAGGTTCTGAATGATAGCTTAGGAGTTGTTTCTCAGTTGGTTGTTTCCAAGGGTGAGATGCAGAAAGTAAGTCTTTCTTATTTGTCTCGTCACAACAACACTTATGACCACCCCATTTTATAGCTCTTTTAAAGACTCATTTTTGACCTTCTTGCTTCTTCTGGTTAGGCTGAAATGACACAGGaatcaaacttatccaagttcAAAAGTGAAATTAACAGTTCTCTGGTAAATCTGTTTTTTTCAAGtgtattatttaaattttttttattgagtcTTATAAAGATTGTTGGGTTTCATGGTAATAGGACCACCATTTCTCTTTGCTGCAACACGAGAATGAGAAACTCCGCAATGACATTGAACGTATCCGCACTGATATAaggtcttttctttttttatgaaCAAACCAACCCTATATGGTTTGATTTTTGCTATACACTCAGTGTAGTGACTAAgacaaaatttatatacattgCAGGCACGAGATCGACAAAGTCACTGCAGGACAACGATTGGACCTGAATCTTGAAAAAGGGTCCGCTTACTTCTTCTATCTCTATTCAAACTAACATTTTATCTGTTATATGATTTTCTTGAAATATCTTTTCGATGATGGAGAGCAGGAGGATAAGAGATGAGCTAACGAATCAAAACGCCGAAACCTCTAACCTTACAAACAAACTTGACCGTGTTAGTATATACTCATCATCCCTGGTTTCTCtgcatttttgtgtgtttattttGCAGTAAAAAGTTGgttgtttatgtttttcttttgcttcaaTGTATCTCAGGAGATTCACACTTTGAGAGCTCAGTTGGAAGCGGCCAAGTACGAGGTGATCAAGTATTGTATCGGTACACTTGTCTCCATCTCAGCCGTTGGTCTAGCTGTCCTCCGGATCGTCATGTGATGTGACTCTCCATCGTTGACCAACACCATCATCTTTGCTGTTTTTAACTATTTCGGATGATTATCTTGGTCTGCTCTCTACATCTTGTGAATTATTCGTATGTtgtagtatattatatatgacgaaagaaagaaagaaaagaataacTAATTTATGAGATTTGCGATCAACGTTTATGATGATGTTCTTCCACCTGTATGAAGAATAGTTTGGTTGTATGCATACATTATTGTTGGATGTCGAAAATTGTTCTTGTGATGACGAACCAAACGCAACGATAGTTAGAACCATAGCTAGCTCTCTGCTTGGAGATAAAAGCCCATAAATAACCCTTCGGGCCTCGATAAATGCTATTTTGAAGTATGAGTCAGATTTTGGCCCATTAGATAATATAGGTGTATTTTAGTCAGTATTTAAGATATCTTCATATGGAAACCCAAATTTCAAACCGAACCTAAACCGGGAAAACTGTGAATCCAAGTAGTGTTGAATGTGGTCAGTTGTTGTTAGGTTTTTTCAAGCTCATATCCAACTCTTtattgtccgattagtacgatattgtttATTTTGGGCTGAAGCAGTAAAGCCCGTATGGATTTGGTTTTGAGCTCATTCCCAAAAGGtctcgtactaatcagagttggacatctttttatatactagacattatttgtctaaacttccaatgtaGGACTTTATTTGCATTCACAACAAACCTCCTCTCAAACCAAGTACCACATGAACCCTTGGTTTACCTCCAGCAAAACCTGGCACATCTCTTGTACCGCCGTAATCACCAACGAGCCTCTTCACCTAACCCTTGTTACACCATTAAGATTTATCCAGCTAACTCTTACTGCACCATTAGGACATTCACCACCTAATCCTTGCAGTACCGTTAGAAATATCCACCTAATCTTGTATCGTCGTTAGGGAGAGACTTTCGATATAAGTCTCTGGCATCACTTAATCGCAAAGTCACCTTGAGGATTCTCCTCCCACAACCGAAGTTTCCAGGATCTTTAACTGGCTTCTGCTACGCATCCCGCCCTTCCCATCGAAGTGGAGGCTCTTCGAACttgaagggtattttggtcttttTGCAGATGTTCGTCATCCCGgttctgataccaattgttgggttTTTTCAAGCCCATGTCCAATTCTCTATTGTCcaattagtacgatattgtccattttGAGCTGAAGTAgtaaagcccgcatggatttggtTTTGAGCTCATTCCCAAAAAGCCTCGTCataatcagagttggacatctctttatatactagacattatttatctaaacttccaatgtgggactttattTGCATTCACAATAAACCTCCTCTCAAACCAAGTACCACATGAACCCTTGGTTTTCAACCTCCAGCGAAACCTGGTACACCTCTTGTACCGCCGTAATCACCAACGAGCCTCTTCACCTTAGGATTTATCCACCTAACTCTTACTGCACCATTAGAACATTCACCACCTAATCCTTGCAGTACCGTTAGAAATATCCACCTAATCTTGTATCGTCGTTAGGGAGAGACTTTTGATATAAATCTCCGGCACCACTTAATCGTGAAGTCACCTTGAAGATTCTCCTCCCACAACCGAAGTTTCCAGGATCTTTGACTGTTCTCTGTTACGTACCCCTCTTTTCCCATCGAAGGAAGCACTACTTCGAACTTGAaggatattttggtttttttacaGATATTCGTCAtcccggctctgataccaattgttggggtTTTTCAAGCCTATGTCCAACTCTAtattgtccgattagtacgatattgtccactttggaccGAAGCAgtaaagcccgcatggatttagtTTTGAGCTCATTCCCAAAAGGtctcgtactaatcagagttggacatctctttatatactagacattatttgtcttACTTCTAATATGAGACTTTATTTGCATTCACAACAGTCGTAAAAAACACTGCCTTTTTCTTATAAAAGTAGTGTTGAATGGAGAGGTGGAACCGTGGAAAGAAAAGTGGTTCGGCCGGCAACGCATCAATAACACCAATGTGCAGTTCAAAAACATAAACTGGTTTAACCTAAAGTTTTAAAGTTGTGTGAGTTTGGGTGTTATGTTGGCTACTACTTGAATATAAGAAGTGTAAagaattccaaaaaaaaaaaaaaagaagcgtAAAGCAAACCAATAATGTAAGGTCAAAGGATCCTCCCTACCATTCTAATAATTGCTTTACAATTGGAGAAGAACGCCGTTGAAACAATTTATCTATTATCCGTAGAACTTTGAAAACCCTACTCAAAAATATACAATCTGGTGTGGGAAGATGGTTAGTTGTAACTTTTCTCTTAGGAAACTTAATGATATGATGGAACTAACTATTTAGACAATGGACCATAACAACGTCAAACCGACGACGGGGATGTGTGAAAGAAGTTGAATATGGTGGGGGAAATGCTCAATCTGTAATTCAAACTTCAAAATGTGTTAGgtctattttcatatttttagagTATCTCACTTGTTGACCAAAAAAGGAGTGTATCTCACTAgttaaactaaaacaaaaaaaaaggtaaaaagaaacaaaattatgGGAACTAGCATTTTATGAACATTTCAGAAATTTTTGGTATTATGTCATtgataaattttcttaaaaatattaaaatttaattatatcaaaaattattattttattaataacctCTTGTGAAATTTTGACTGATGTTATTGCTCTTACAATTCACTCATTTAATTATATGCTTGTATATGACTTTATTAAAACAATGAAGTAAAAAATGATAAAGTTCATTAGTAATTTATTGGaaatattgtatattatattttaaacagtatatatatatatatatatatttggttgaaatatatataaatatatatgtgttcTTGGTATATGCGAAAGTAGACATGCcaatatattttctgatttttaggCTAACACTTGGAAGAAAAGTCAACTAAAACCAGTGGAGGAATAACTCCCCAAGTTTAtagaaatttgtaaatataacaaaagtttAAGAGGGACTTACACTTTAAGACACATTCTATCTTTTGTTTTCATCTAAAAACACATCGTGTCTTTGACACACTTTATGTTAACAGGTATCTTTTTTAGACAAAAATAGCCTTATTTCAGTGTAAGGAGAAGAATATTGTTTTCAAAGAAATACCATAAcctaactaaattttttaatagaataattCTTTTAGttggaaagagagagagaaattggttttttatataattattatttttcattcatcttcatttcatttGTACTTGCTTATTTCAAAAGTTAAAGATACATAAATCAACTTTTTCatgtatcataaattataacTTCTCAAAGATATGGACGTTCGTGCTAATCTCAAAGATATGGTCAacgaatattattttttttttggtcaaacgaATATTATTAATAGTCCAAAAATTGGCAGTATTGCACATCACTAGAAGTCTAGATGGACGCATCCAATCTCCAAAGACCAAAACTACGCAGACTATAGTAAGTAACTAAGTTATGATATATGGCTATACAACTACATGAATCAATTTGCAGTTTTATTGTGTGGCTATTGTATTTTTCCCCCTTGGAGATTCGATGGTAGAGAAGCAAAGCTTCTAAAATTTGTTAGTCAACAGACCGGTGAGCAACTAGCGATTAGACCCTAATGTTTTTTTACAGAGCTGATCATGAGCCAAAGTTCATAATGTACTAATTTTAGATGccaaaatttatatgaaattttgaaaatataatttctttgtATAATCTAGCACCAAAGCCTTATAGTAGTATATCAGTGAAAGTATAAACTTCCATTATTTCAGTGCGACGGTTTAATGTTATGCACATTAACGGGGAGGAAACTTGTGGTTTGGAACCCATGCACTGGTCAAACTAGGAGCATTGAACCTGGGACTTCATGATGATGCGTATGCTTTAGGATACACGaccacatcttcttcttcttgtggcCTCCGTAGCTACAAAATCTTGAGGCATTTTTATCGTCAGAAAGGTCGGTGGTTCCGGGAAAAATTTGACAAAGACGAGCTGGTCGAGATTTCTCTCCCAGGCACGATTCCCCGAGGAGAGCGTAGGCAAGCGTCCAGCGGTTAATAGGATGAAAGTGACTACTCACTTGTTTGCCAAGTAAGGAAACTTTCTTCAAGCCCAGCCAAAACACCTTTTCGGAAGCCCTATTCTTTGTCCCAAAGAAGCATCCTCCGCAAAGCTTTACACATCTTTCAAATCTCAATCCTCTGGTTCTGTATCAGATCTTGAGTTTTCCCTTACTCTTAACGGTTCTTGCTATCACTTTCTTGAGCTTTCTCACCCGCTACCAACATCTACAGCATCTTGCTCTGTTCCTAGACCTTCTGCTACACAAAGATCATCTGCTTTAATATTCTAACCGGCTAGGAGTCGACTGAGAACTCCTCCAGCGGTCTTAGATTTAGCAGACACTATTCTTCTCTCAAACCCAACGAAGCATGGCTCCTAGGTTTACTGcagaagaaaaaggaaaaatgcaACAAAATGAGCGTGAGCGAGACGGCATCAAGAGAATCAAAGCTCCAAGACTTGACAATGCTACTCTCATCAAAGAAAATGCTTTGACCCTCATAGGAAGACTTACAAATCCACAGGAACAACAAATGTCGGACCTAATCCCGGCGTTGCCTCGCAAGTGGAACCTCAGAGGGCGAACTGAAGGGGCGGATCTAGGTAACAACTGCTTCCTGTTCCGCTTTGAACGAGAAGATGACCTCCGTAGGGTCCTGGACAACAGACCCTATCACTTCTCCTACTGGATGGTGATTCTCCAGAGGTGGGAGCCTGTCATATCAATGTCTTTCCCAAACTTAATCCCGTTCTGGATTCGAGTGAAGGGACTCCCCCTGCACTACTGGCACGACGACATGGTGGTTAGAGTAGGCCAAGATCTGGGTACATTCGAAAACCATGAGCTCACAAAGACAACAGCTCGTGTTAGAGTGCACATTGATGGCTTTAAACCCTTAGTCAAGGAAGCCATAGTTGAGTTTGACTCAGGAGAAGAAGTTTTCATCACCTTGGAGTATGAGAAATTGGAAATGCACTGCTCAACTTGTGGCTCCCTCTTCCACCACAGATCTACCTGTCCCCCAAAGCTGAACGTTCCTGAGGAAAGGCTCACAAACAACAAACATACTTCAGAAGAAGAAACCTCAAGAACCGTCACGCAGAATCACACAAAAGCTAACAACAATCTCACCAGTGACTCGAGGTACCACAGGACAGGCACGAAAGCAATGGAGAGACAAACATATGCACAGAAGGAGCACCAAAGTCATACGAACAAGGAGTTCCAGGAGAGACTAGACAGACATGGCAGACCTTTCGGAGAACGAGTAAGCACCAAACATACAAGGAACCCTCCACCAACTCTGACCCTAGAAGATGGAGAGATTAACAGAATTTCAGAGATAAGACCTTTGTCGACTGCAAAAGAGCTTAGCTACGCCTCACCTACCTACTCTAGACGTAGGGAGGGTCCAAAAACCTATGCAAGCAGGCCAAGAGATCTCTTCCCTCGAAGAAGTGAAGGACAATGGCGCCCAAAGCTTGTAGTCGTGCCAAATCCACCGGAGGAGATGCAGAACAGAAATCAGCTGATTCTCGCAGAAGGAACGTCAAACACTCCACCTCTTCAAATACAAGAAACGGAAGAACATCTTTTAGCTAAGGAAGCAATCATGGAAGAATTACATGACGTTACAAGGAAATACCTGAGCTGTAAGGATCCTGCTGAAGCAGCAGCAAGACGTCAGAGAGTCTTACAGTCTGATGCTGAAGGGTTAATGGAAGCAACGGCAGCGTCGATTTTGGCTGCATCGACGGTCCAACAAAATGAGAGGAATCTGAGGACGGGAGAGTTAAGCAATCCTGCTATACCTCCACCCCTCCAGGACCCACTACTTCAAGCTCTTATCTACCCAGCTCCCTTAGCCCTGTTCGAACCCATAAACGGTGGTGAAGAGAATATTGGACAAGATCCATATTATAGTGATGTTTCGCCACTAACTCACCAGGAACCAAGACAACCTGCTTGGAGAACTCCTCGCCTCCGCTCAACAGTCGTTAGCTCACAGGAGATAACGCGAGACACCCCACTAGCTCTCCAAACTCCGCTGGAACTCAGAAACGATAATGAAACTCTAAGGAGCTTTCAAGACAGAGCAAAAGGCAAGGAAATACATTCAAAGAGGAAATCACCTGCACGAAACACACCAAACATCCTAAGAGGAGCTAGTTCTAAAAAGCGAAACATTTCTCAAATCAGAAACTCACCTCGACGGCAGACAACTGGTGAAACAAATggagataagaagaagaaacaaaaggttaCGGTACCTGCTACTGGAACTTCGAAAAATGAGCCCTCACAAGCGGCAGAGAATCCTCTGATCCGTCTGATCCCCGCAATGAATAGGAAGAAATCGGATTTTCGGCTTCTTCCGCACCAGGCTCCTTAGCCATTCTTAGCTGGAACTGTTGTGGGTTGGGGAACCCAGTAACAGTCCAGCGGCTACATGAGCTCCAGAGGAGGAGAAAACCTGATATTACCTTCCTCATGGAGACAAAAAATCCTCAGGAGATGGTTGCAAAGGAACTTCACTGGCTGCAGTCAGACGAGTCTTTCACGGTGGAACCACATGGTACGGGAGGGGGTCTCTTTTTGTCCTGGAAAAAAGATATTAAGTTATCAGTGCTCTCCTCGTCGCATAACTATATAGACACAACCATAAGCTACAAAGGCAACACTTTCCATACCACTTTTGTTTATGGCGAACCTGATCACACAAAAAGACTACAAGTGTGGGAAACTATATCGAAGCTACAACCGGAAGCAGGCGGACCATGGTTTCTCACAGGAGATTTTAACGAAATAATTGATAACAGTGAGAAGTGTGGAGGACCGGTGAGAGCAGAAGGCACTTTCTGTGCCTTCATAACTTTCCTATCTACAAACGATCTATTCGACATCAAGTTCTCAGGAAGTTACTTATCTTGGAGAGGCAAGCGACATACACATCTGGTCCTGTGTCGCCTGGATCGAGCTATAAGCAATAGTGAATGGATGGACCTATTCCCGTCTTGCCGGAGCCAATACTTAAAGTTTGAGGGCTCAGACCACCGCCCTCTCATCACGCTCCTAGACACATCAAGAAAGAAAGGACTCAAGGTCTTTAGATTCGACAGAAGACTCAAAGACAATGCAGAGATAAAAGATCTAGTGAAAACAGTGTGGAATGACTCAGTACATTTAACCGTCGAGGAGAGATTATCAAAATGTCGTCATGCAATATGCAAATGGTGCAAAGCTTTCCATGAAAACAGTCAAAAAGCTTTGGAGGAAACAAAAGATGAATTAAATGCTGCAATGGAGAATTTGGTACCTGaggaagagaagatcaaagcttTAAACACCAAATTGTTAACCCTCTACAAAGCGGAAGAAAATTTCTGGAAGCAAAGGAGTAGGACTTTGTGGCTCTCCCTGGGAGATTCTAACACAGGCTATTTCCATGCTGTTGCAAAGACGAGGTCAGCTAAGAACCGTATGACAGTTATTAAAAACAAGAACGGCCTACCTGTTTATGAGGAGGAGCAGATTTCAGATGTAATCTCTGAGTTTTATAACAACCTGTTCGTTTCATCAGCCAATGATTGTACGCACACGGTTACAGAGGCTCTGTCCCCCTGCATCACCAGAAAACAAAATGAGCTGCTTACCCAGATCCCTCAAGCAAAAGAAATCAAGGAGGCTACCTTCTCAATACACCCCGATAAGGCCCCTGGACCCGACGGCTTCTCAGCCAGTTTCTTCCACTCCAACTGGGAGGTAGTTGGTCCAGCGGTTGTTCAAGAGATACAAGGCTTCTTCCTCACGGGTACGTTAGCCCCTGATATCAACAAAACACATGTTAGGCTAATTCCGAAGATTTTGGGAGCATCTAAGGTGGAAGACTATCGGCCGattgccttatgcaacatctacTACAAAATCATCTCGAAGATACTGTCAATCAGGTTAAAAGCAGTACTAAGCTCCATAATATCTGAGAATCAGTCGGCATTTATTCCTGGGAGAGCAATAGCAGACAATGTGCTAATCACTCATGAGACACTACATTTTCTTAAAACCTCAAAAGCAGAGAAGCACTGTACTATGGCAGTTAAAACGGACATGTCTAAAGCCTACGACAGGGTCGAATGGGGTTTTATAGAGAGGGTCTTTCAGAGACTAGGTTTTGATGCAATATGGATAGGGTGGGTTATGCAGTGTATTTCGACAGTTACCTACTCCTACCTAATCAATGATTCTGTGTATGGAGAAGTAACACCTTACCGTGGGATACGGCAAGGAGATCCGTTGTCACCTTATATCTTCATCATATGCAGTCAAGTCCTCTCCGGTCTGTGCGACAATGCGGCAAAAGCAGGAACCCTCCAAGGAGTGAGAGTAGCGAGAGGAAGCCCTCGAGTCAACCATCTTCTCTTCGCTGACGACACCATGTTCTTCACTCAAGCCTCAGATAAGAGCTGCGACTCCCTACTACATATCCTCCTCCTATATGAACGAGCGTCGGGACAGATGATAAACAAGACTAAATCATCTGTCACATTCTCCTCCAAAACACCACCTGCAGTAAAAGAAGCAATAAAACATAAGTTGGGAATCATCAAGGAAGGAGGATTGGGGAAATACCTAGGATTACCTGAACATTTTGGCCGCAGAAAGAAGGACTTGTTCACATCGATAGTAGACAGGATAAGGCAGAGAGGAAAGAACTGGGCAACTAAACGTCTATCCAGAGCAGGAAAGTTAACAATGCTGAAATCAGTCCTCAGCGCCATCCCCACTTATACGATGTCGTGCTTCCTCCTACCAGTGAGCCTCTGCAAAAGAATTCAATCAGTTTTAACTCGGTTTTGGTGGGATGGAAGTGATGGAAAAAAGAAGATTTGCTGGGTCTCGTGGGATAAGCTAACAAAGCCAAAAGCCCTAGAAGGACTGGGTCTAAGAGATATTCAACGTTTTAATCAAGCGCTCCTAGCAAAACTAGCGTGGCGAATTATTACAGTTCCTAACAGCTTACTAGCACGAGTCCTAATGGGGAAATACTGCCACAAGAAAAGCTTTCTAGACGTTGAAGCCTCACAAAGTTGCTCCCATGGATGGAGAGG is drawn from Raphanus sativus cultivar WK10039 unplaced genomic scaffold, ASM80110v3 Scaffold0355, whole genome shotgun sequence and contains these coding sequences:
- the LOC108851432 gene encoding protein FMP32, mitochondrial-like, translating into MAGYASYLRLARLGTGSGVNFSTLRSIGSPNPTFDRTLFDHHDILRSSSSSSSPLYMYRQSNSRFISQLVKTNGKRLYLVDTLALVRSLEAQWLPSKQAEAITGAITEVLNDSLGVVSQLVVSKGEMQKAEMTQESNLSKFKSEINSSLDHHFSLLQHENEKLRNDIERIRTDIRHEIDKVTAGQRLDLNLEKGRIRDELTNQNAETSNLTNKLDREIHTLRAQLEAAKYEVIKYCIGTLVSISAVGLAVLRIVM